CACTCAGCGCATTGAAGTTAAAGGATCTGATCACCGATCATTTTCCGCATATCCGGGTCATCGGCATTGCCCAATCGCTCCAGGAAGCAAAGACGTTGCTTAAATGTATTACCATCGACCTGCTCTTCCTCGACATAGAGCTGCCCGACGGCAATGGCTTTGACCTGCTGTCACCCATGCCGGAAGTTCATTTTGAGGTGATCGTCACCACAGCCCACAGCAAGTATGCACTGGAGGCCATCCGTAACAGTGCTCTGGATTTTCTGGTCAAGCCCGTGACGCAGGACGACCTTGCCCACGCCCTGGAAAGGTTCACGAAAAAATATGAAGACTCCAAACCATCCCTGCAGGAGGAAACTCAGCCAGATGCCTGGTGCCGTAAATTACCCCTGCCCACCCAGGAAGGTTTCGTTTTTATCAATTTTGAAGACATTGTGCATGCAGAGGCCTACCGGGCCTACTCCATCTTTTCCTTCATCAACCGTGCAAAGGTCACGGTCTCAAAACCACTGGGGGATTTCGAGGAACGACTGCTCAACCGGAATTTCTTCCGCGTCCACAAATCCTATATCATTAACCTTGACCAGGTCCTGGAATATATCCGCGGAAAAGGAGGCTATGTTGTGATGACCGGCCAGGAAATTGTTCCGGTGTCGCGAAACCGGAAAGAGGATTTCCTGAAGGCGATCGGGTCTCTTTAAGCGTTTTTATTCAGTAAGATCACCCTTTTAATACATTCTTCCACTTCGGAATGCTAACCGAAAATACGCAGAAAACCTAC
The window above is part of the Bacteroidales bacterium genome. Proteins encoded here:
- a CDS encoding LytTR family DNA-binding domain-containing protein → MGYQREFLALIVEDDPLSALKLKDLITDHFPHIRVIGIAQSLQEAKTLLKCITIDLLFLDIELPDGNGFDLLSPMPEVHFEVIVTTAHSKYALEAIRNSALDFLVKPVTQDDLAHALERFTKKYEDSKPSLQEETQPDAWCRKLPLPTQEGFVFINFEDIVHAEAYRAYSIFSFINRAKVTVSKPLGDFEERLLNRNFFRVHKSYIINLDQVLEYIRGKGGYVVMTGQEIVPVSRNRKEDFLKAIGSL